tttggttctcttctttatttttttctttagtatattctttttgtatttatttaacatttggttttcaatattttttatcGCTCATAAATTTGTGGTTTTTTTACCCCACCAATAAACATAAACGCTTCAAAACCTTATGCCGCCCATCGGGCGGCATGTAATTCCTAGTTCaacaatattttaataaaaattttaaaactagtAAAAAATTTTTGTACACatgtaaatttcattttttttcccttcaaacATTTAGTCGGTTTgcgacatcagggaaacctaaccgtataatggtgaagctttGCATGTACCCtggacaacgagatgttgaccatgggccgttacaagtattcggaagaaaaaaccccaagacttgtgATCCTGAATGATCGAACTCAAGATCTTGGATAAAACCTGAGATGCCTCTGACCAGTCATCATTGACTATGTTAATTTCATTTAGAAGCTAATGATGTacttaaaatttataagaatatacaatttattaaactttattatttaaacTCAATTTAAATAAGGTTGACTTCTCTAAACATAAGAAAAATGGGCgattattatcttatttttgATGGCCTAAATTTTTAGATCagtatttaaataaaatgtttatttgaaaactaaaatttttataataactagAAAACTGGTTAAAACAAACTTTGATTTGAATTTAACATATTGTGTTTTAActgtatttattaaaaaaaatcaatgtcTTTTTACTGTGTAAcgcaaaaacacattgtgttaagttttaaatcacaatgtgtttttgatagcgcgtgaaaatcagaaaattgttcaaacacactgtgatatgagttgaacacaatgtgttttctaaaaaaaataaaaacatattgtgttaaaTTTGTATCACAGTGTATTTTGGTTGGTTTCTAGTTTTTtacgaaaattttaattttcaaatgatcataacccaatatttaaatatataaattatatatatagtgaaaagttattttatgaaCCATAAAAATTGCAGGAACTTTTacgaattttttaaattaagatTAATCATTGATTATTTTTACATGTTGCTTGTTTTTGAGTTATTTAGGTAGAATTTTGGATTTTACAATTATGTGAAAACATGGATTATTATTCATGAAACAATATTTGAAGATATGAGTTTTAtaatcacatgtgcacgaatattgctatgatcatatgtatgcacgttgatcatatgtatgcaagtattttgtaaattaatGTTTTAATGAGATAAGTGATGATCAAATGTATATAGATGGTTTATGAATATTTGTAAGCAATAATATAGGCGTATGAACATGTGTACGCAATCATAATAAATAATCCTAATTTAAAGAAGGTTCCTAAATGTTCCTACAATTTTTGGGTTCCTAATATAACTTTtccatatgtgtgtgtgtgtgtgtgtgtgtgtgtatacataTAGGGTTATATAGGGGACAAGTAATCAAAAAGTACAAGGGGATCAATCTCCACCATCCGATCAAGGCTCAGATCAAGCATTTTCATCCTCCTTtttctccggcgagacaacaACAGCCGCCGCCACCTCCGGCAACATCTCTGACAATCCTCAATTTCGTTTTCAGAGGGATACGGTACTGCattgccctcatccgttctaaagtgGTTGTCACTGTaagcatatgggaatcgtatggatttgatgggcggtgatctaagagatggtgacggtttgatATGGTCCGGGCATTGCCCTTGCTGCCGGCGACGGTGtcgtggtggtcggagatgatggtggtggcggtgattgtttcgccggagaagaagaaagaaggaaaaagGTGGTGACGGTCGCCAGAGAAGGCGGTGGTGACGACGGCTATTGGCTCGctggagaagaaggaagaaaaatgaGGAAGACTTGATTTGATCCCTCCAAATTGTTTGATCGGACGGTTATTATGCATCCctgatactttttttttccacctATCCCCTATTtatctttcctatatatatgggggatgggaatataagccGGTCGAgtatttaagcttaggtgtggaacactcacatattgtttttttaatccataaaaatcatggaggctcatgcatttattcattaaacaataaataataaaatattagtatgtgagggacttcatacctaagcttaggagccggacagccttatattcccttttccctatatatatatagggtaacactccggtgagaacacttttaaaataagaacggtgagaacacttaaaaacatcattttgatgcattaaaagtccataaaactaacatagtgcataactaattatcattatttaagtgattaacaacacattcatccgtcaaaatcgaaatattcatgttttttgttttgtgcatccatcttggatgcatattttaatgtaccggtattaccggtattaatTTACGTACAAAGTTGCTCGGTTACTTATTCCTGGATATGTATTAGGTAATCGATGTCACGGAATAAGTTGCCATTTATTCTTGTTGTATTAAAAGTTATGGTTACTGAAAATTAAAGACCGGCCTGCACCATCATGCATATTTCTGTTATTACATTGTTGTAATCTTGCATAAAGGTATACCATTTTTTAATGTACGTACAACCTATATCCTcgattatatatagtttattaatGTAAGTACGACCTATAACCTCGtttataatgatgatgatgattacaatGAAAGTTGCATTTATATGATGTGTAAATCATTTATGGCGATTCCAAATAATTATAAGAGTAGAATGTCTCCGCACAACGTGACGGTGGTATGTGACGTCGATGATTATTATTGTAACTTGTAagaattattaatgtaaagagtagtgtatttattttaagggaaatgatatatcctcaaaataaaaatcctggtaaaaatattaaacatgACAAGTGTAatatactcatttttttttcctcctaATCTTATCTTTTGATTCTATCTAGTGTCATGATCATATAGTTGGAGAATTTTTAGGAGATAGTGTAggaaatttatcattttcttattttaatggtttaagaatatatgttataaataatttcattaaaaatattataaatataatatataacaaaaaatatttattaaaaatatttaaattaataaataaaaaaatacaataataatctTGGTTTATCCATTGCCTAAGGCCACATAAGCAAAGGTTTcattataataaacaaaatttttttgtcTTGATCCTTAAGCTATCAATCTTAAAGTTTTGTTTCTCGTAAaaggctttttttttcttgaaaacttttaaagtgattCCTTACTTTAAAtgtatgatatatttatatgagctagtgatatactgatatatatatatgtaatatatatatatatagtttaaaatgTATTGTTTTGCAAGTTCCTATAATGGCCGTTAGGTTATGTTACTTAATTCTTTCGTCAACTTCAAATTAACTGCCATAACTTTCGAGCTGCAACACTATCTTTGACGATCAAGGTGTTCACAAGGGAAAAAAGTCTACTTTCCAATGCTAAATGCTAATGTACGTTCTTAAAGTCCAAAAAACTTTAAGTGggacaaataaatattttaagatgAAGTGGTCAAGTATTGTTTGAGTCCTTTAATTTGCTTAATAGTCGTTTTGTTTCCTTATAAATTACGTGTACCTTACTTTAAGCGTGAAAGTAAGTATCAATGAAAATACttgatataagtatatatattactgtataaaaataaaaaagaagaaagggtTCTAAATTTGGGCGTTGCATTAAACAACAATGTTATTATAAGCTGTTTGTACATTaaaacgaatatatatatatatatatatatatactccctccgtccccattttaattgtcctgttttgattggtcaagtcTTTCTCTCCCGACTTTGatcataaatatctttgtttgtgttatatattaattgatgaaagttataccaatgaaaactacatttaaaactcaatcaattcatatatgttatatcaagtgttatataacacaaagaaaaatatttatataattaatagcTAGCGTTTATTTAATACTAAATGCTAGCGTTTATGGgacttaatatgggacggagggagtatatatatatatatatatatatatatatatatatatatatatatatatatatatatatatgtatagctAATAGCTAGCGTTTATTTAATACTAAATGCGATTACAACTTATCATGCATGacacatttatataattaaggTATATCCAccaaattcatttcattttattctTAGCCTAATCATAACCTTCTTGATGGATTATGTAGTGATTTAATTAGCTAGAAGATAGATGAAAATGATGTATTATTTCCTAATTTATCAAGAATGTTACTCCAGTAGTTGTTATCCTCCTCAAAAGCATCAAGACAGTTTTGGTTATTATTGGCGTCACTAACCAAATGATTTGTAAAAGTCTCCATCAAATAGTTGTCTTGATACGTCATCATGTTACTCACTTCAAGTATGTTTTGAGTTCCTTCTTCGACTTTAGGGAACTCAAGAGTGTTTATTAATCGATCTTCTACGCTCATATCTTTGAGGATGCTGCTTGGTGGTTCGACATTCTCAACAAGGTTTTGATTTTTAGGAAGCTCGATCCCACTTAGATTAGAGAGCTTGCTTGAAGTTATACCGCCTTGCCATGGTTTGAGTACATCGATACTTAGTGGTTGTGGCACCAAGGATTTGTTGACAACCCTAGACCCGCGAACAAGCCTGGCCTCTGCTTCAAGTCGAGCATTCTCCCATTGCGTCATATGACTCAGATTGGTGTTGGTTGCTGTCCTTGACTTGTGAGTCATCGGATCTATGCCCATTTTAGTTAAGCGTCTTTTGAGATGTGTGTTCCAGTAATTCTTGATCTCGTTATCTGTCCTTTTGGGTAAATGAGTCGCGATAGCAGACCACCTTAATCACAATATGTAAATAACGGTCGTAaatttaaacttatatataatcaaaataaaaacaaatcaaattatCAGCTATATTTGTTgacataatgataataataataagatgatgCAATCCTTGTTAAGCTTATTACTATTTCTTTCATGTAAATATTATTGTTGATTATTTTGTTGGTTGTCGATGACAAATAAACAAGATTTCAAGTGGAAAAGTTTTTGTGTTTGGAGATAAAGCTAAAGGTCGTTcgacttaaaattttaaatttttatgaaaCAATAATATCTCTACCACAAAGTAAATGGAGATAAAAATGTGTATATCGAGTCACGTTATCCATATATGAAAGAGCCTAGATAATAGGTGTGTTACATCAATTTTATTATGTCGGTCGTTGATTCAACGTACTCAGCTCCTTTCACTTTCCATTTACTTATAAAAGTTCTAATGTGAGTACCCACTTAATTACCTTATTGGGTTTATGTTCCAAatatatttctgaaaatttaaTAACATCATGCACCCTGAAACCCCACCCATACAACAAAACCAACCAATAGCTAGACTAGAAAGGAgcaaaaacattattttgtCCAAAACTATAAGTTATTAAATTATCATCTATGTTTAGAATACGTAcaatatgactatatatatttgttagtcACATTTTTGGATACATATCTTGTTATATTTtaacgagcatagtgcccgtataatgcggcggtgagatggtggggtgataagtcataagaggtgataagtcataaagtgtggTAACAAAATGTCTTAGCCATACGGGCTTCTTCcacgaatttaaaaattcgtcgaaagtatatcgaatgacatctctaatgaaagagcatgaaattttaagaataccaatataatttttataatttatcaatatacggtttttgagataagagtttttgaataaattagaggaataaaatgatttatgcaggagagagaaaaaaatgagtggttaagatttgaggagagaaaaaaaataagtggttgagatttaaaggtattataagtatatatattaggtagagatgtttaaattagtgaataaataataaggataatttaggtagttcaatgTTAAGACTTCCTTTATTATATAAGATTCCTTTATTATATAAGAGTAAAGttaaagataaaagataaaaaagtaaagatatagataaaaaagaaatactATTCTAATCGTTGTACATATTGATCACTGTATTTTATTTAGAATACTTTCCTTTTGGAGTACAATAAAGACTTTGTTTAGTAAGAACTAAATATCACCAAATAAAAAGGCGCCTTTTAATCTTTAAAGTGCTTTTTTATTAGTGAATATCGTTCGGAACGAGATGAGTAATATACTTAAGTTTTTACTCTTTTATTTCCCGATCTttgtttaagaaaaataataatccTTCGAATATATAAGTTTGATTAAACCTAGAAGAGTTACACATAATAATGTATAACgagaaaaaaaatggaaagtAAAAGTATTACCTATTGCCAAGAAGAGCATGGAGTTGGATGATGGTTCGTTCTTCTTGCAAAGTAAACTTTCCTCTTTTGATATCGGGTCTCAAATAGTTGGTCCATCTCAGCCTACAACTCTTTCCACATCTCTGTAACCCTGCATGCATTTTAATTCACTAACATTATTAATAAAGTGCAAATTAAATGacaacagcagcagcaacaatACCCAATTCTACCGGCggtaataaaatacatatatactgtGTAACAAAATCAAATGGTACGTACGTCGTACGTAGTTTAGATATACTgtatatgtgtgtttgtgtgcGCGTGTGTTTACGTACCAGCCTTAAGGGGCAATGCACGCCAACTTCCATGACCGTGTTCTTCAATATATGCAACAAGTTTTTGATCTTCTTCGGAAGTCCATGGACCTTTCTTCAAACCCTTTTCAAAACTTGGCGATCTACCCATTCTTTTTGTGGATCAACTTACTATTATTAGAAAGATAGAATGTATGTTTTGATGAAAAAAGGAAAGTGAACctatatataaagaagataATATATGAGCTAGAGAGGTAGGGCTTAGCTACGATTCGCTAGACCAATGAGCAAGAGCATTGAATATCCGACATGTTTGGTACTATTGTTTTCATGGTGTAatgactctctatatatattttgcatcAATGATGGTGATACCCAATTTTCAGAGAGAATTTATGATAGAATTAACTAATTAAGTGAAACTAGTGCTTACGTGGAGActagaatttatatatatatatattaggtttagccccgtgcgttgcacgagaTAACATAAATTTCTATCAAATAATTCAACAAAtgttcaatataaaaaaaaaactgtcatCGAAGAAcgaagatatttttttatgtaatgaagtaaaatattaaatgacaaagtaataaacattattagaaGAAAGATTATAAACCTCAATATAAATCTTCACTttttttcatcctccatcaCTCCTTCCACAAGCAATGAATATTTCACCATTCCCTCACCGTCTATGTAGGAATTAATTTTGACTCAGTCATATTATCTAGTTTGAGTTGGTTTTATTTAAGTTAGTATTTGAGTTAGTTTTAGTGTTGCTTCAAATAAATGGTATAAAGTCATGGGGTTGACCGAATTATATGCAATTGAGAATATGGACATTATGGGTCATACCCATGACCAATTCCTTAGGTAAAGTTGGTAGtttatttccttatttttaGGATAACATAAGATGTAGTTTTGCCTATTTAAGGCTTATTCAGTCATTGAATGAGAAATAAGTTTCacctttgttttttatatttttgtacgtATTTACTCTCTTTTCATATTaacatacataatatacataGTGAGTGAGGTTGAAAGtgataaaaaacaaagaaaaagataaaactaaaaaggtgAGAGGGTGAGAAAGAAACCAGATttacaccaccatcaccactttgCTACCCACCCCTTTGGTACCTACACGGTGGGTGGTGTTCCAACTGGTCACCGGTCGATTACCACCTTGTCTCCTTACGTATTACGTCCACCCTCAAAGAATTAAACATAgagtatataaaaacataaattcaacttaaattaagacaacatttttttatgttccaagtaatctaaagtttatatttttgcaatatatttatgttggaaaataaaaattaaatatatattaaaaaaatttacatctcaaaagatattatattaaaaaaaattaagaatcattattactttttaataagaattacaaagatctttaaaatatggaaacttttttataaatttggaatatgtcactaatatatattttaggtaaGAAACTATTACTAtatatctcttttatatatatgttaagtgtcatctaattatataaataatatttttaataattttgtgGGATTTTAGACCGAATatctatcatgtttttcaaaatataaacaaaaatctcattagatcaagtggtttatGTTTCACATAAAAAACTTGAGGTTGTGGGTTCTAATCATGCTTATGACTTTTTAATATGCtatttattcataattaataaaagctatgatgatgatttgtcaaGTATTAGTTGTTAGCTTACGTGTCAACATTTAAGAGACTAACGACCTGAGATCGCCACGtagaaaaaagatgatgtggcgaGCTCTGAGATATGCCACATCATCAAattgagatagagaattatatatatatatatatatatatatatatatatatatatatatatatatatcggaaGAGTTGTTTGAgaacttacaaataaaaaagaacgcgaaAACAATTCTGAActactcattttcttatattttctctctcttccattaaataagaaaattcacccaaatcatttaaaatgttttatctcacaaaccataaattgttagacgaaacaaaaaagatgggtagtcttaaaatttcgtcctctttcatgagatacaattcgatataattttgacgactttttaattttcattttttttcccatcgcgttcatcctacacatgtgtaggttaatcctacacatgtgtgtgtaagatcattgttttcacatgtaaattaataaatgaacatatgtacacaacaatgaaggtcaagggcggagcccgtcaatccatggcagagccatggtagccaaggacggagcccgtcagtccatggcggaggaatagcggctaagggcgaaACCCGTTAGGTAGACCACCCATCACTGACCtgtcaccctctatgacctatcacccccactaggtTTGATTTATggatatccttaagggcgaaacccgttccgaatcataatttttgttcaacctacacatgtgtaagttatgtgtaactaccaaaaagaaaacgaaaattaaaaaatcgtcaaaagtatatcgaattggatctctaatgaaagaagacgaaattttaagactacccatattttttgtttcgtctaacgatttacggtttgtgagttagaacattttgaatgatttagatgaattttattatttaattgaaaagagagaaagaagaaaagaatgtgtggtccagaatggttcttgagttcttttttttaggagttctcaaaataactcaccccgatatatatatatatatatatatatatatatatatatatatatatatatatataagaaaagtgaatatggggttgtTATAAACTCAagctcacatattaattttttaacattttgaataaatatttgagccctcatgttttttatgatttaaaaaaatggtatatgagaagtttttcacccaacttatatgcctaacaacctcatattcaATTCCTTTctcgctatatatatatatatatatatatatataatatattacgggtaaaataaaacaagtatgaaagtaaaacaaataaaacaatccATTTCCCTTAACTAAAATTtattgtgcatcatgaaaatcttcgtgcatcagttTATAGTTATACTTTATGAATCTCCGTGCATAAGTTTTTTCATGATCAAATGGTtaagatcttatcttatttgttttactttaatacttatttaacAATAactaacctatatatatatatatagggtaacagggtgacaatcaaatgagaacgaaattaaaatgagaacacttaaaactatattttgatgcattaaaagtccataaaactgacatagtacataactaattatcattatttaagtgtttaacaacacattgatccgtcaaaatcgaaaaaatctcgttttttgttggatgcatcatattgatgaatatgcatccaagatggatgcataaAAAGAaagtgattttttcaattttgaaagatcaatgtgttgttaaacacttaaataatgataattagttaagcactatgttagttttatgaacttttaatgcatcaaaatgatgtttttaagtgttctcgtcgttcttattttaaaagtgttctcaccggagtgttaccctaggGTAacatataggttttaggtaaaataaaacaagtattaatgtaaaataaataaaacaatagttttcTCTTAACTGAAAAttaccgtgcatcataaaaatcattttgaaTCAATTGCTTCGTAAATCTTCGTGAATTaatttaactatgatctaagggtcaagatatTGTAtgagtatttgttttattttaatacttgttttataatatttaaaccTTGTTTGATGCATATTTGTGTGGATCAGATATGGAGCATTACTTCTCTATAATATATGGTTGGTGTGCATTACCATATATAGATTCTAAAGGCATCAATGCATGGCGCTATACATGCATGCATAATTGGAAACCGGAATCttttgcattatatatatatatatatatatatatatgcagggGTATATCAAATCAAACTATGTGTATTACTACAGTTGTTATCATAGTAGGGAACATCCGTtcatatatattcttaaaaaaaacataggttttaattaaattcaattcaagacatacatatatagttcATAGTTGTCTACAATTCTTGGTCGCTTTACTGTATAAAGTAGGTTGCTCTTTAGAAAAAGATGatactttaacccaatttattATCATAACTAATTAGAGTTTCAAGATGTAAAGGTTTGATTGTAATTTCTATCCTGGAAAAAGTAATGATGGGATAACCATGACGTCTTTATCACAATTTGATATCCATCGACTTATGACGTAAtatgcaatgttttaaaaatcaGTATTTTAGACATATCGGTGTTCTAAAACTTGCCGGTACTATCGTTATTATCGGAAATACTAGCCGGtacaactattttataaaaatatacaaaacatGTTACtgtacaatttaacaaaaatagtcaaaatataattataatcttatcaaaaataatatcatatagGTATTTCGTAAcagaatatatgttttaaaattgacaaataacaataaataacattaaagtatcctaaattttttttaaaaaaaaaatagatgacAATACCGGACATACCGAGACAGTGATATCTGAAAATACCGGGATTACCGAATATACAGGCCGATATTGAATGGTAAAATTACTGAAAAAATACTAGGCTTAAAATACTTGTGTACCTTccggtaccggtaataccggacaatatttaccggtatttaaaacactgCTCGTATGAGCCATACAATGCCAATACAATACCTTCATCATAATCCCCGCATGATTTGGCACTCCGAAGGGTCAAACGATCCTTAAAACTTCATATACGAGCCTAAACTTTATTAGTAATGGATACTTTTaaagttattgttttttttttgccaaacaAAGATTAAACTTAGGACTTTAAGAACAAGaagtatttttcttatattaagCTAACTTTCTATTGGCTGTTGGTATGGGCTATGGGTTGTAGGTGACATACATCGGCTAGGCAAGCAACAAATAAGCAATAAATTAAGAGAAAATAGCCTTAATACccaatttttataaatgatatatcaatttacccaactttttttggtttttcacaaaatacccacaaaaatcgCAATAATTTTCGAAAATTGCAATGAGATTCCCAAAATCGCAACGAGATTatacaaaatcgcaatgagattacaaaaatcgcataaagatttatgaaaatcgcataaagagtTTACATAATCGCATAAAGAGTTTATAAATCTCgtaaagattttgtaaaatctGAAGTTCTTTATTctaagttctttatgcgattttgatAATCTTTATGCAATTATAAGTTCTTTACGcgatttttaaaatctttatgcgattgtcatgtctttatgcgattttgataatctttatgcgattatcatgttctttatgcgattctgAAGTTCTTTATGCGAATTTGTAAATCTTTATGCGATATTACatgttctttatgcgattttcataTCTTTATGCGATTTACCCATTCAGGATAAGATTTTGTGCGAGATTTTATGACAATTTAAGTACgtaaagttacaaaaaacttCCCAGTACATCATATGAATTCTATCCTTTCTAACAAAATAATTAGTTCAAAGTTTTCAATATTTCTCCCAATATTtgagtgtacaactaattaaaggtatgtttttattaatttactagtaattatttgttattgagTTTCATAGTATAATGAAATCATCCACTGTTGAGAGTGTTTGGGTAGATTTATGTTTTGGTGGATCATGGGAGAATGTGAATGGTTGTTTGCAGTATATACCATTATCTATGAATGTTTCACTAAAACTATCATTTAAAAAGTTAACTTATAAAGGTTTGATGTTACGTGTTGCAAAAAAATTGAGTTTGGAGCCTCAAGTGGGTTTAAGCTATCTTATTTGAAAGAAGGCAAAGTCTATTTATTAAACGATAATGAAGATGTTGATGGTTTCATGGCTTATACTAATGTTTCAAGAGATCTTGCTACATTATATGTTGTTGCACCTAAAAGTAGTGAATTCGGGTCAGGAACCGAAAGTAATCATATTAGTTCTTCAACCCCTGCTTATGGAGATCACAATGAACAACAAAATACCTAT
The sequence above is drawn from the Erigeron canadensis isolate Cc75 chromosome 4, C_canadensis_v1, whole genome shotgun sequence genome and encodes:
- the LOC122596077 gene encoding transcription factor MYB106-like, producing the protein MGRSPSFEKGLKKGPWTSEEDQKLVAYIEEHGHGSWRALPLKAGLQRCGKSCRLRWTNYLRPDIKRGKFTLQEERTIIQLHALLGNRWSAIATHLPKRTDNEIKNYWNTHLKRRLTKMGIDPMTHKSRTATNTNLSHMTQWENARLEAEARLVRGSRVVNKSLVPQPLSIDVLKPWQGGITSSKLSNLSGIELPKNQNLVENVEPPSSILKDMSVEDRLINTLEFPKVEEGTQNILEVSNMMTYQDNYLMETFTNHLVSDANNNQNCLDAFEEDNNYWSNILDKLGNNTSFSSIF